The Populus trichocarpa isolate Nisqually-1 chromosome 2, P.trichocarpa_v4.1, whole genome shotgun sequence genome has a window encoding:
- the LOC7457378 gene encoding common plant regulatory factor 1 isoform X1 translates to MCFTMGNIEEGKSSTSDKSSPAPPDQTNIHVYPDGAAMQAYYGPRVALPPYYNSAVASGHAPHPYMWGLPQPMMPPYGAPYATVYSHGVYAHPAVPIVSHPHGPGIVSSPAAGTLLSAETPTKSSGNTDRGLVNKLKGFDGLAMSIGNGNAETVEGGGRLSQSVEIEVSSDGIDGNTTRGKKRSREGTPTVATGGDTKMESHSSPLPREVNASTDNVLRAAVAPGMTTALELRNPPSVNAAKTSPTTIPQSGVVLPSEAWLQNELELKREKRKQSNRESARRSRLRKQAEAEELAHKVEVLTTENMALQSEISQFTEKSEKLRLENAALTEKLKNARLGHAQEMILNIDEHRAPAVSTENLLSRVNNSAFEEERDLYERNSNSGAKLHQLLDASPRADAVAAG, encoded by the exons atgtgttttacCATGGGAAACATTGAAGAGGGAAAGTCTTCCACTTCTGATAAATCTTCACCTGCACCACCG GATCAGACCAATATTCATGTGTATCCTGATGGGGCAGCTATGCAG GCATATTATGGCCCCCGAGTGGCTCTCCCACCATATTACAACTCGGCCGTGGCTTCTGGTCATGCCCCTCATCCTTATATGTGGGGCCTGCCACAG CCTATGATGCCACCTTATGGGGCACCTTATGCAACAGTCTACTCACATGGAGTGTATGCACATCCGGCTGTTCCAATT GTATCCCATCCTCATGGTCCTGGGATTGTGTCATCTCCTGCA GCTGGAACCCTTTTGAGTGCAGAAACACCTACAAAATCTTCAGGAAATACTGATCGAGGTTTAGTGAATAAGTTGAAAGGATTTGATGGGCTTGCAATGTCAATAGGCAATGGTAATGCTGAGACTGTCGAGGGTGGGGGTAGGCTGTCTCAAAG TGTGGAGATAGAAGTTTCCAGTGATGGAATTGATGGGAATACAACTAGG ggaaagaaaaggagccGTGAGGGAACACCAACTGTTG CAACAGGTGGAGATACAAAAATGGAGTCACATTCCAGTCCCCTTCCTAGAGAGGTGAATGCATCCACTGACAATGTATTGAGGGCAGCTGTTGCTCCTGGCATGACCACAGCATTGGAGCTTAGGAACCCTCCTAGTGTGAATGCTGCTAAGACAAGTCCTACTACAATTCCTCAATCTGGTGTAGTCCTGCCCTCTGAAGCCTGGTTACAG AATGAGCTGGAGCTGAAACGGGAGAAGAGGAAACAATCAAATCGAGAATCTGCCAGAAGGTCAAGATTAAGGAAGCAG GCTGAGGCTGAAGAACTTGCACACAAAGTTGAAGTACTCACCACAGAAAACATGGCACTCCAATCTGAAATAAGTCAATTTACAGAGAAATCAGAGAAACTAAGGCTTGAAAATGCTGCATTAACG GAGAAACTCAAGAATGCACGATTAGGACATGCGCAAGAAATGATTTTAAACATTGATGAGCACAGGGCCCCAGCTGTTAGTACAGAAAACTTGCTATCAAGAGTTAACAATTCTGCCTTTGAAGAAGAGCGTGATCTGTATGAACGAAACTCAAATTCTGGTGCCAAGCTGCATCAACTCTTGGATGCAAGCCCCAGAGCCGATGCTGTGGCTGCTGGTTGA
- the LOC7497234 gene encoding uncharacterized protein LOC7497234, whose protein sequence is MGRNRSGHIITTYVIFPLLLLLFSPVHGLTSYDPESLDALIHKHAMKAQAKKRTGTSLQVSLPANFSGIEVSVVRLRSGHFWERGVNFSSFYIPPRVLPFPFVKRLSIVYQNLGNWSTRYYKVPDYSLVAPVVGFMAYDASNLSALGNEALKFSILGGPILISFPNLEIKGKLETLKCVKLGPDGFVQFRNITKGNTCITQGDGHFSLAVQNPEVEKNIRVWKWYVVGFGAGFFALVLSGVIGYTTFKLVRSKKLRGMEAESENGVALDATSVGRSKMPSASMVRTQPTLEQDYVP, encoded by the coding sequence ATGGGGCGAAACAGAAGCGGGCACATCATCACAACCTATGTGATCTTTCCTCTGCTCTTGTTATTATTTTCACCTGTTCATGGCTTAACAAGCTATGACCCGGAGTCTTTAGATGCATTGATTCATAAACACGCAATGAAGGCACAAGCAAAGAAACGTACAGGTACTTCATTACAAGTCTCTCTCCCTGCTAATTTCTCTGGAATCGAAGTCTCAGTTGTTAGGCTAAGAAGTGGTCATTTCTGGGAAAGAGGAGTCAATTTCAGTTCTTTTTATATCCCGCCAAGGGTTCTTCCATTCCCATTTGTGAAGAGACTATCTATAGTATACCAGAACTTGGGGAATTGGTCTACTCGTTATTACAAGGTGCCTGATTATTCATTAGTTGCTCCTGTTGTTGGCTTCATGGCTTACGATGCTTCAAATTTAAGTGCACTGGGTAATGAAGCACTCAAGTTTAGCATTCTGGGTGGCCCCATTTTGATCAGCTTTCCTAACCTTGAGATAAAAGGTAAGCTTGAGACATTAAAATGCGTCAAACTTGGTCCAGATGGATTTGTCCAATTCAGGAACATAACCAAGGGAAACACCTGCATCACACAAGGTGATGGTCATTTTTCACTTGCTGTTCAAAATCCTGAAGTAGAGAAGAATATCAGAGTATGGAAATGGTATGTGGTTGGATTTGGAGCTGGGTTTTTTGCATTGGTTTTGTCGGGTGTGATTGGATACACCACTTTTAAACTAGTGAGGAGTAAGAAATTAAGAGGAATGGAAGCAGAGTCTGAAAATGGGGTGGCTCTTGATGCAACTTCAGTCGGAAGAAGTAAGATGCCTTCAGCATCAATGGTAAGAACCCAGCCAACCCTTGAGCAAGACTATGTTCCTTGA
- the LOC7457378 gene encoding common plant regulatory factor 1 isoform X2 has translation MCFTMGNIEEGKSSTSDKSSPAPPDQTNIHVYPDGAAMQAYYGPRVALPPYYNSAVASGHAPHPYMWGLPQPMMPPYGAPYATVYSHGVYAHPAVPIVSHPHGPGIVSSPAAGTLLSAETPTKSSGNTDRGLVNKLKGFDGLAMSIGNGNAETVEGGGRLSQSVEIEVSSDGIDGNTTRGKKRSREGTPTVGGDTKMESHSSPLPREVNASTDNVLRAAVAPGMTTALELRNPPSVNAAKTSPTTIPQSGVVLPSEAWLQNELELKREKRKQSNRESARRSRLRKQAEAEELAHKVEVLTTENMALQSEISQFTEKSEKLRLENAALTEKLKNARLGHAQEMILNIDEHRAPAVSTENLLSRVNNSAFEEERDLYERNSNSGAKLHQLLDASPRADAVAAG, from the exons atgtgttttacCATGGGAAACATTGAAGAGGGAAAGTCTTCCACTTCTGATAAATCTTCACCTGCACCACCG GATCAGACCAATATTCATGTGTATCCTGATGGGGCAGCTATGCAG GCATATTATGGCCCCCGAGTGGCTCTCCCACCATATTACAACTCGGCCGTGGCTTCTGGTCATGCCCCTCATCCTTATATGTGGGGCCTGCCACAG CCTATGATGCCACCTTATGGGGCACCTTATGCAACAGTCTACTCACATGGAGTGTATGCACATCCGGCTGTTCCAATT GTATCCCATCCTCATGGTCCTGGGATTGTGTCATCTCCTGCA GCTGGAACCCTTTTGAGTGCAGAAACACCTACAAAATCTTCAGGAAATACTGATCGAGGTTTAGTGAATAAGTTGAAAGGATTTGATGGGCTTGCAATGTCAATAGGCAATGGTAATGCTGAGACTGTCGAGGGTGGGGGTAGGCTGTCTCAAAG TGTGGAGATAGAAGTTTCCAGTGATGGAATTGATGGGAATACAACTAGG ggaaagaaaaggagccGTGAGGGAACACCAACTGTTG GTGGAGATACAAAAATGGAGTCACATTCCAGTCCCCTTCCTAGAGAGGTGAATGCATCCACTGACAATGTATTGAGGGCAGCTGTTGCTCCTGGCATGACCACAGCATTGGAGCTTAGGAACCCTCCTAGTGTGAATGCTGCTAAGACAAGTCCTACTACAATTCCTCAATCTGGTGTAGTCCTGCCCTCTGAAGCCTGGTTACAG AATGAGCTGGAGCTGAAACGGGAGAAGAGGAAACAATCAAATCGAGAATCTGCCAGAAGGTCAAGATTAAGGAAGCAG GCTGAGGCTGAAGAACTTGCACACAAAGTTGAAGTACTCACCACAGAAAACATGGCACTCCAATCTGAAATAAGTCAATTTACAGAGAAATCAGAGAAACTAAGGCTTGAAAATGCTGCATTAACG GAGAAACTCAAGAATGCACGATTAGGACATGCGCAAGAAATGATTTTAAACATTGATGAGCACAGGGCCCCAGCTGTTAGTACAGAAAACTTGCTATCAAGAGTTAACAATTCTGCCTTTGAAGAAGAGCGTGATCTGTATGAACGAAACTCAAATTCTGGTGCCAAGCTGCATCAACTCTTGGATGCAAGCCCCAGAGCCGATGCTGTGGCTGCTGGTTGA
- the LOC7457378 gene encoding common plant regulatory factor 1 isoform X3 encodes MQAYYGPRVALPPYYNSAVASGHAPHPYMWGLPQPMMPPYGAPYATVYSHGVYAHPAVPIVSHPHGPGIVSSPAAGTLLSAETPTKSSGNTDRGLVNKLKGFDGLAMSIGNGNAETVEGGGRLSQSVEIEVSSDGIDGNTTRGKKRSREGTPTVATGGDTKMESHSSPLPREVNASTDNVLRAAVAPGMTTALELRNPPSVNAAKTSPTTIPQSGVVLPSEAWLQNELELKREKRKQSNRESARRSRLRKQAEAEELAHKVEVLTTENMALQSEISQFTEKSEKLRLENAALTEKLKNARLGHAQEMILNIDEHRAPAVSTENLLSRVNNSAFEEERDLYERNSNSGAKLHQLLDASPRADAVAAG; translated from the exons ATGCAG GCATATTATGGCCCCCGAGTGGCTCTCCCACCATATTACAACTCGGCCGTGGCTTCTGGTCATGCCCCTCATCCTTATATGTGGGGCCTGCCACAG CCTATGATGCCACCTTATGGGGCACCTTATGCAACAGTCTACTCACATGGAGTGTATGCACATCCGGCTGTTCCAATT GTATCCCATCCTCATGGTCCTGGGATTGTGTCATCTCCTGCA GCTGGAACCCTTTTGAGTGCAGAAACACCTACAAAATCTTCAGGAAATACTGATCGAGGTTTAGTGAATAAGTTGAAAGGATTTGATGGGCTTGCAATGTCAATAGGCAATGGTAATGCTGAGACTGTCGAGGGTGGGGGTAGGCTGTCTCAAAG TGTGGAGATAGAAGTTTCCAGTGATGGAATTGATGGGAATACAACTAGG ggaaagaaaaggagccGTGAGGGAACACCAACTGTTG CAACAGGTGGAGATACAAAAATGGAGTCACATTCCAGTCCCCTTCCTAGAGAGGTGAATGCATCCACTGACAATGTATTGAGGGCAGCTGTTGCTCCTGGCATGACCACAGCATTGGAGCTTAGGAACCCTCCTAGTGTGAATGCTGCTAAGACAAGTCCTACTACAATTCCTCAATCTGGTGTAGTCCTGCCCTCTGAAGCCTGGTTACAG AATGAGCTGGAGCTGAAACGGGAGAAGAGGAAACAATCAAATCGAGAATCTGCCAGAAGGTCAAGATTAAGGAAGCAG GCTGAGGCTGAAGAACTTGCACACAAAGTTGAAGTACTCACCACAGAAAACATGGCACTCCAATCTGAAATAAGTCAATTTACAGAGAAATCAGAGAAACTAAGGCTTGAAAATGCTGCATTAACG GAGAAACTCAAGAATGCACGATTAGGACATGCGCAAGAAATGATTTTAAACATTGATGAGCACAGGGCCCCAGCTGTTAGTACAGAAAACTTGCTATCAAGAGTTAACAATTCTGCCTTTGAAGAAGAGCGTGATCTGTATGAACGAAACTCAAATTCTGGTGCCAAGCTGCATCAACTCTTGGATGCAAGCCCCAGAGCCGATGCTGTGGCTGCTGGTTGA
- the LOC7457376 gene encoding BTB/POZ domain-containing protein POB1 isoform X1, with amino-acid sequence MLRGSNTDLFDPRTEMDSDFTRGSSASDGDFGFAFNDSNFSDRLLRIEIMGGSAENRADGEGCTSIIDWARHRKRRREDIKKDINNGAEEQILGSIQPDMDDCVGCDNQDEEAEAMVEGSPSGDEAADGTESSWSMDCSTVVRVKTLHISSPILAAKSPFFYKLFSNGMRESEQRHVTLRINASEEAALMELLNFMYSNTLTASQAPQLLDVLMAADKFEVASCMRYCSRQLRNLPMKPESALLYLELPSSVLMAEAVQPLTDAAKQYLAARYKDMTKFQEEVMALPLAGIEAILSSDDLQVASEDAVYDFVLKWARAQYPRLEERREVLGARLARYIRFPYMTCRKLKKVLTCTDFEHDAASKLVLEALFFKGEPPHRQRTLAAEESATLNRRFVERAYKYRPVKVVEFELPRQQCVVYLDLKREECVNLFPSGRVYSQAFHLGGQGFFLSAHCNMDQQSSFHCFGLFLGMQEKGSVSFAVDYEFAARSKPTEEFVSKYKGNYTFTGGKAVGYRNLFAIPWTSFMAEDSPYFINGVLHLRAELTIRH; translated from the exons ATGTTGAGAGGGTCAAATACGGATCTGTTTGACCCGAGAACGGAGATGGACTCCGATTTTACGCGTGGAAGCTCAGCTTCCGATGGAGATTTCGGGTTTGCTTTTAACGATAGTAATTTCTCTGACCGGCTTCTGCGGATCGAGATCATGGGTGGCTCGGCTGAGAATAGAGCCGATGGTGAAGGTTGTACTAGTATCATTGATTGGGCCAGGCATCGTAAGAGGAGGAGAGAAGATATCAAGAAGGATATTAATAATG GTGCAGAGGAGCAGATTTTAGGTAGTATCCAACCTGACATGGATGATTGTGTGGGGTGTGACAATCAGGATGAGGAAGCAGAGGCAATGGTTGAAGGGTCACCTTCAG GTGATGAAGCTGCAGATGGCACCGAGTCATCTTGGAGCATGGATTGCTCTACAGTTGTGAGAGTTAAAACATTACACATTAGCTCTCCTATTTTAGCTGCCAAAAGTCCATTTTTCTACAAG CTATTCTCAAATGGAATGAGGGAGTCAGAACAGCGGCATGTGACACTACGCATCAACGCCTCTG AGGAAGCAGCCCTTATGGAGTTACTGAATTTTATGTACAGCAATACACTAACTGCTTCTCAGGCTCCCCAATTACTTGACGTGCTAATGGCTGCTGACAAGTTTGAGGTAGCTTCATGCATGAGGTATTGCAGTCGACAATTGCGTAACCTACCCATGAAGCCAGAGTCTGCTTTGCTTTATCTGGAGCTTCCATCCAGTGTCTTGATGGCTGAAGCTGTCCAGCCATTAACTGATGCAGCAAAGCAATACCTTGCAGCCCGTTACAAGGACATGACCAA GTTCCAAGAAGAGGTGATGGCACTTCCCTTGGCTGGAATTGAAGCAATACTGTCTAGTGATGACCTGCAGGTGGCTTCAGAAGATGCTGTGTATGACTTTGTGTTGAAGTGGGCTAGGGCTCAGTATCCAAGATTGGAAGAGCGGCGTGAAGTCCTGGGAGCACGCCTAGCACGCTATATTCGCTTCCCTTACATGACTTGCCGGAAGCTTAAGAAGGTTTTAACTTGTACTGACTTTGAGCACGACGCTGCATCCAAGCTTGTGCTTGAGGCTCTCTTTTTTAAGGGTGAGCCACCACACCGGCAGCGAACCCTGGCAGCAGAGGAATCAGCCACCTTGAATCGTCGTTTTGTGGAGCGTGCATACAAGTATCGGCCTGTAAAAGTGGTAGAGTTTGAACTGCCCAGGCAGCAGTGTGTGGTGTACCTGGACCTGAAACGGGAGGAATGTGTCAATTTGTTCCCTTCTGGACGGGTATACTCTCAGGCATTCCACCTGGGTGGACAGGGGTTTTTCTTGTCAGCACATTGCAACATGGACCAGCAAAGCTCTTTTCATTGCTTTGGTCTGTTTCTAGGGATGCAGGAGAAGGGGTCAGTTAGTTTTGCTGTCGACTATGAATTTGCAGCTAGGTCGAAGCCAACAGAGGAGTTTGTTAGCAAATACAAGGGAAATTACACGTTCACTGGTGGCAAGGCAGTTGGCTACCGAAACTTATTTGCCATACCATGGACTTCCTTCATGGCTGAGGATAGTCCTTATTTCATAAATGGCGTCTTGCATCTTAGAGCGGAGCTTACTATCAGGCACTAA
- the LOC7457377 gene encoding protein CURVATURE THYLAKOID 1A, chloroplastic, with the protein MASTMIAAAASSSMVATAIRTSRCSALPCLPPRSSSRSFPIKHVSLSESHRFAPLQIRASSSEESSVDANEVFTDLKEKWDAVENKSTVILYGGGAIVFVWLSSIVIGAINSVPLLPKIMELVGLGYTGWFVYRYLLFKSSRKELATDIEVLKKKIAGTE; encoded by the exons ATGGCATCGACGATGATTGCGGCGGCAGCATCTTCCTCCATGGTGGCCACTGCCATCAGAACTTCTCGCTGCTCTGCCTTGCCTTGCCTTCCTCCTCGCTCCTCCTCCCGGTCCTTTCCCATCAAACATGTCTCACTCTCAG AGTCCCACAGGTTTGCTCCACTCCAGATCAGAGCCTCTTCTTCAGAAGAATCCTCTGTCGACGCTAATGAGGTTTTCACAGACTTGAAGGAAAAG TGGGATGCAGTTGAAAACAAGTCCACAGTAATTCTCTATGGAGGAGGGGCAATAGTTTTTGTTTGGCTATCATCGATTGTTATCGGTGCCATCAATTCAGTACCTTTg CTTCCCAAAATCATGGAGTTGGTGGGGCTTGGATACACTGGATGGTTTGTCTATAGATATCTTCTCTTCAAG TCGAGCAGAAAAGAACTAGCCACGGACATTGAAgtattgaagaagaagattgcAGGAACTGAATAG
- the LOC7457376 gene encoding BTB/POZ domain-containing protein POB1 isoform X2: MLRGSNTDLFDPRTEMDSDFTRGSSASDGDFGFAFNDSNFSDRLLRIEIMGGSAENRADGEGCTSIIDWARHRKRRREDIKKDINNGDLSVGAEEQILGSIQPDMDDCVGCDNQDEEAEAMVEGSPSGDEAADGTESSWSMDCSTVVRVKTLHISSPILAAKSPFFYKLFSNGMRESEQRHVTLRINASEEAALMELLNFMYSNTLTASQAPQLLDVLMAADKFEVASCMRYCSRQLRNLPMKPESALLYLELPSSVLMAEAVQPLTDAAKQYLAARYKDMTKFQEEVMALPLAGIEAILSSDDLQVASEDAVYDFVLKWARAQYPRLEERREVLGARLARYIRFPYMTCRKLKKVLTCTDFEHDAASKLVLEALFFKGEPPHRQRTLAAEESATLNRRFVERAYKYRPVKVVEFELPRQQCVVYLDLKREECVNLFPSGRVYSQAFHLGGQGFFLSAHCNMDQQSSFHCFGLFLGMQEKGSVSFAVDYEFAARSKPTEEFVSKYKGNYTFTGGKAVGYRNLFAIPWTSFMAEDSPYFINGVLHLRAELTIRH; this comes from the exons ATGTTGAGAGGGTCAAATACGGATCTGTTTGACCCGAGAACGGAGATGGACTCCGATTTTACGCGTGGAAGCTCAGCTTCCGATGGAGATTTCGGGTTTGCTTTTAACGATAGTAATTTCTCTGACCGGCTTCTGCGGATCGAGATCATGGGTGGCTCGGCTGAGAATAGAGCCGATGGTGAAGGTTGTACTAGTATCATTGATTGGGCCAGGCATCGTAAGAGGAGGAGAGAAGATATCAAGAAGGATATTAATAATG GCGATCTCTCTGTAGGTGCAGAGGAGCAGATTTTAGGTAGTATCCAACCTGACATGGATGATTGTGTGGGGTGTGACAATCAGGATGAGGAAGCAGAGGCAATGGTTGAAGGGTCACCTTCAG GTGATGAAGCTGCAGATGGCACCGAGTCATCTTGGAGCATGGATTGCTCTACAGTTGTGAGAGTTAAAACATTACACATTAGCTCTCCTATTTTAGCTGCCAAAAGTCCATTTTTCTACAAG CTATTCTCAAATGGAATGAGGGAGTCAGAACAGCGGCATGTGACACTACGCATCAACGCCTCTG AGGAAGCAGCCCTTATGGAGTTACTGAATTTTATGTACAGCAATACACTAACTGCTTCTCAGGCTCCCCAATTACTTGACGTGCTAATGGCTGCTGACAAGTTTGAGGTAGCTTCATGCATGAGGTATTGCAGTCGACAATTGCGTAACCTACCCATGAAGCCAGAGTCTGCTTTGCTTTATCTGGAGCTTCCATCCAGTGTCTTGATGGCTGAAGCTGTCCAGCCATTAACTGATGCAGCAAAGCAATACCTTGCAGCCCGTTACAAGGACATGACCAA GTTCCAAGAAGAGGTGATGGCACTTCCCTTGGCTGGAATTGAAGCAATACTGTCTAGTGATGACCTGCAGGTGGCTTCAGAAGATGCTGTGTATGACTTTGTGTTGAAGTGGGCTAGGGCTCAGTATCCAAGATTGGAAGAGCGGCGTGAAGTCCTGGGAGCACGCCTAGCACGCTATATTCGCTTCCCTTACATGACTTGCCGGAAGCTTAAGAAGGTTTTAACTTGTACTGACTTTGAGCACGACGCTGCATCCAAGCTTGTGCTTGAGGCTCTCTTTTTTAAGGGTGAGCCACCACACCGGCAGCGAACCCTGGCAGCAGAGGAATCAGCCACCTTGAATCGTCGTTTTGTGGAGCGTGCATACAAGTATCGGCCTGTAAAAGTGGTAGAGTTTGAACTGCCCAGGCAGCAGTGTGTGGTGTACCTGGACCTGAAACGGGAGGAATGTGTCAATTTGTTCCCTTCTGGACGGGTATACTCTCAGGCATTCCACCTGGGTGGACAGGGGTTTTTCTTGTCAGCACATTGCAACATGGACCAGCAAAGCTCTTTTCATTGCTTTGGTCTGTTTCTAGGGATGCAGGAGAAGGGGTCAGTTAGTTTTGCTGTCGACTATGAATTTGCAGCTAGGTCGAAGCCAACAGAGGAGTTTGTTAGCAAATACAAGGGAAATTACACGTTCACTGGTGGCAAGGCAGTTGGCTACCGAAACTTATTTGCCATACCATGGACTTCCTTCATGGCTGAGGATAGTCCTTATTTCATAAATGGCGTCTTGCATCTTAGAGCGGAGCTTACTATCAGGCACTAA
- the LOC7457378 gene encoding transcriptional activator TAF-1 isoform X5, translating to MMPPYGAPYATVYSHGVYAHPAVPIVSHPHGPGIVSSPAAGTLLSAETPTKSSGNTDRGLVNKLKGFDGLAMSIGNGNAETVEGGGRLSQSVEIEVSSDGIDGNTTRGKKRSREGTPTVATGGDTKMESHSSPLPREVNASTDNVLRAAVAPGMTTALELRNPPSVNAAKTSPTTIPQSGVVLPSEAWLQNELELKREKRKQSNRESARRSRLRKQAEAEELAHKVEVLTTENMALQSEISQFTEKSEKLRLENAALTEKLKNARLGHAQEMILNIDEHRAPAVSTENLLSRVNNSAFEEERDLYERNSNSGAKLHQLLDASPRADAVAAG from the exons ATGATGCCACCTTATGGGGCACCTTATGCAACAGTCTACTCACATGGAGTGTATGCACATCCGGCTGTTCCAATT GTATCCCATCCTCATGGTCCTGGGATTGTGTCATCTCCTGCA GCTGGAACCCTTTTGAGTGCAGAAACACCTACAAAATCTTCAGGAAATACTGATCGAGGTTTAGTGAATAAGTTGAAAGGATTTGATGGGCTTGCAATGTCAATAGGCAATGGTAATGCTGAGACTGTCGAGGGTGGGGGTAGGCTGTCTCAAAG TGTGGAGATAGAAGTTTCCAGTGATGGAATTGATGGGAATACAACTAGG ggaaagaaaaggagccGTGAGGGAACACCAACTGTTG CAACAGGTGGAGATACAAAAATGGAGTCACATTCCAGTCCCCTTCCTAGAGAGGTGAATGCATCCACTGACAATGTATTGAGGGCAGCTGTTGCTCCTGGCATGACCACAGCATTGGAGCTTAGGAACCCTCCTAGTGTGAATGCTGCTAAGACAAGTCCTACTACAATTCCTCAATCTGGTGTAGTCCTGCCCTCTGAAGCCTGGTTACAG AATGAGCTGGAGCTGAAACGGGAGAAGAGGAAACAATCAAATCGAGAATCTGCCAGAAGGTCAAGATTAAGGAAGCAG GCTGAGGCTGAAGAACTTGCACACAAAGTTGAAGTACTCACCACAGAAAACATGGCACTCCAATCTGAAATAAGTCAATTTACAGAGAAATCAGAGAAACTAAGGCTTGAAAATGCTGCATTAACG GAGAAACTCAAGAATGCACGATTAGGACATGCGCAAGAAATGATTTTAAACATTGATGAGCACAGGGCCCCAGCTGTTAGTACAGAAAACTTGCTATCAAGAGTTAACAATTCTGCCTTTGAAGAAGAGCGTGATCTGTATGAACGAAACTCAAATTCTGGTGCCAAGCTGCATCAACTCTTGGATGCAAGCCCCAGAGCCGATGCTGTGGCTGCTGGTTGA
- the LOC7457378 gene encoding common plant regulatory factor 1 isoform X4: MWGLPQPMMPPYGAPYATVYSHGVYAHPAVPIVSHPHGPGIVSSPAAGTLLSAETPTKSSGNTDRGLVNKLKGFDGLAMSIGNGNAETVEGGGRLSQSVEIEVSSDGIDGNTTRGKKRSREGTPTVATGGDTKMESHSSPLPREVNASTDNVLRAAVAPGMTTALELRNPPSVNAAKTSPTTIPQSGVVLPSEAWLQNELELKREKRKQSNRESARRSRLRKQAEAEELAHKVEVLTTENMALQSEISQFTEKSEKLRLENAALTEKLKNARLGHAQEMILNIDEHRAPAVSTENLLSRVNNSAFEEERDLYERNSNSGAKLHQLLDASPRADAVAAG, encoded by the exons ATGTGGGGCCTGCCACAG CCTATGATGCCACCTTATGGGGCACCTTATGCAACAGTCTACTCACATGGAGTGTATGCACATCCGGCTGTTCCAATT GTATCCCATCCTCATGGTCCTGGGATTGTGTCATCTCCTGCA GCTGGAACCCTTTTGAGTGCAGAAACACCTACAAAATCTTCAGGAAATACTGATCGAGGTTTAGTGAATAAGTTGAAAGGATTTGATGGGCTTGCAATGTCAATAGGCAATGGTAATGCTGAGACTGTCGAGGGTGGGGGTAGGCTGTCTCAAAG TGTGGAGATAGAAGTTTCCAGTGATGGAATTGATGGGAATACAACTAGG ggaaagaaaaggagccGTGAGGGAACACCAACTGTTG CAACAGGTGGAGATACAAAAATGGAGTCACATTCCAGTCCCCTTCCTAGAGAGGTGAATGCATCCACTGACAATGTATTGAGGGCAGCTGTTGCTCCTGGCATGACCACAGCATTGGAGCTTAGGAACCCTCCTAGTGTGAATGCTGCTAAGACAAGTCCTACTACAATTCCTCAATCTGGTGTAGTCCTGCCCTCTGAAGCCTGGTTACAG AATGAGCTGGAGCTGAAACGGGAGAAGAGGAAACAATCAAATCGAGAATCTGCCAGAAGGTCAAGATTAAGGAAGCAG GCTGAGGCTGAAGAACTTGCACACAAAGTTGAAGTACTCACCACAGAAAACATGGCACTCCAATCTGAAATAAGTCAATTTACAGAGAAATCAGAGAAACTAAGGCTTGAAAATGCTGCATTAACG GAGAAACTCAAGAATGCACGATTAGGACATGCGCAAGAAATGATTTTAAACATTGATGAGCACAGGGCCCCAGCTGTTAGTACAGAAAACTTGCTATCAAGAGTTAACAATTCTGCCTTTGAAGAAGAGCGTGATCTGTATGAACGAAACTCAAATTCTGGTGCCAAGCTGCATCAACTCTTGGATGCAAGCCCCAGAGCCGATGCTGTGGCTGCTGGTTGA